A DNA window from Streptomyces parvus contains the following coding sequences:
- a CDS encoding NAD-dependent epimerase/dehydratase family protein yields the protein MGKVVLVTGVARQLGGRFVRRVQRDPGVDRVIAVDAVAPPHQLGDAEFVRADIRQSAIARILAEYAVDTVVHLDVSGKALGAGGRTAIKETNVIGTMQLLGACQKSPTVQRLVVKSSTSVYGSAPRDPAVFTETTPPKSLPSGGFAKDAVEVEGYVRGFARRRPDVAVCVLRFANILGPHPDSPLADYLSLPVLPTVFGYDPRLQFVHEDDVIDVLGIAASEPRRGTLNSGTFNIAGDGVLLLSQCSRRLGKPTVPVLLPAVTWVGSALRTIGMTDFSPEQIRLLTHGRVVSTVQMRETLGFRPEFTTAETFAEFARSRGPGLLPPETVGRAVDRLAALPLPKGAGPRERGSGAAQTTHGAR from the coding sequence TTGGGGAAGGTCGTCCTCGTCACAGGAGTGGCCCGGCAGCTGGGGGGCCGCTTCGTCCGGCGCGTCCAGCGCGATCCCGGGGTCGACCGGGTGATCGCGGTCGACGCGGTTGCGCCCCCGCACCAGTTGGGCGACGCGGAGTTCGTCCGCGCCGACATCCGGCAGTCGGCCATAGCGCGGATCCTGGCCGAGTACGCCGTCGACACGGTGGTCCACCTGGACGTCTCCGGCAAGGCGCTCGGCGCCGGCGGCCGGACGGCGATCAAGGAGACCAACGTCATCGGCACCATGCAGCTGCTCGGCGCCTGCCAGAAGTCGCCGACGGTGCAGCGGCTCGTGGTGAAGTCCAGCACGAGCGTGTACGGGTCGGCGCCCCGCGACCCCGCCGTGTTCACCGAGACCACCCCGCCCAAGTCGCTGCCGAGCGGCGGCTTCGCGAAGGACGCGGTGGAGGTCGAGGGGTACGTACGGGGCTTCGCCCGCCGCAGGCCGGACGTGGCGGTGTGCGTGCTGCGGTTCGCCAACATCCTGGGGCCGCACCCGGACTCACCGCTCGCCGACTATCTGTCGCTGCCCGTCCTGCCGACCGTCTTCGGCTACGACCCGCGGCTCCAGTTCGTGCACGAGGACGATGTGATCGACGTCCTCGGGATCGCGGCGAGCGAGCCCCGGCGCGGAACGCTGAACAGCGGCACGTTCAACATCGCCGGTGACGGGGTGCTGCTGCTGTCGCAGTGCTCGCGGAGGCTGGGGAAGCCCACCGTTCCCGTGCTGCTGCCGGCCGTCACGTGGGTCGGCTCGGCGCTCCGTACGATCGGCATGACCGACTTCTCGCCGGAACAGATCCGGCTTCTCACCCACGGCCGGGTGGTCTCGACGGTGCAGATGCGCGAGACCCTCGGTTTCCGGCCGGAGTTCACCACGGCGGAGACCTTCGCGGAGTTCGCGCGGAGCCGGGGGCCCGGGCTGCTGCCGCCGGAGACGGTGGGCAGGGCGGTGGACCGGCTGGCGGCGTTGCCGCTGCCGAAGGGCGCCGGACCGCGGGAGCGCGGGTCCGGTGCGGCACAGACGACTCACGGCGCCAGGTAG
- the proC gene encoding pyrroline-5-carboxylate reductase produces MTQTVAVLGTGKIGEALLSGMIRAGWRPADLLVTTRRGDRAQELHTRYGVGSVTNAEAAKNADILILAVKPQDMGKLLDELAPHVTADRLVISAAAGITTTFIEERLTPDTPVVRVMPNTPVLVDEGMSVISAGSHATGAHLATAEEIFGGVGKTLRVPESQQDAATALSGSGPAYFYFLVEAMTDAGILLGLPRAQAHDLIVQAAIGAAVMLRDSGEHPVKLREAVTSPAGTTISAIRELENHGVRAALIAALEAARDRSRELASGNG; encoded by the coding sequence ATGACCCAGACAGTCGCAGTCCTCGGCACCGGCAAGATCGGCGAGGCCCTGCTCAGCGGGATGATCCGGGCGGGCTGGCGGCCGGCCGACCTCCTGGTGACCACCCGCCGCGGCGACCGGGCCCAGGAACTGCACACGCGGTACGGGGTCGGGTCCGTCACCAACGCGGAGGCGGCCAAGAACGCCGACATCCTCATCCTCGCGGTCAAGCCGCAGGACATGGGCAAGCTCCTGGACGAACTCGCCCCGCACGTCACCGCCGACCGTCTGGTCATCAGCGCGGCGGCCGGCATCACCACCACGTTCATCGAGGAGCGGCTCACCCCGGACACCCCGGTCGTCCGGGTCATGCCCAACACCCCGGTCCTCGTCGACGAGGGGATGTCCGTCATCTCGGCGGGCAGCCACGCCACCGGCGCGCACCTCGCCACCGCCGAGGAGATCTTCGGGGGCGTAGGCAAGACCCTGCGCGTCCCGGAGTCCCAGCAGGACGCGGCCACCGCCCTCTCCGGCTCCGGCCCCGCCTACTTCTACTTCCTGGTCGAGGCCATGACCGACGCGGGCATCCTGCTCGGCCTGCCCCGCGCCCAGGCCCACGACCTCATCGTCCAGGCCGCCATCGGCGCCGCGGTCATGCTCCGGGACAGCGGCGAACACCCGGTCAAGCTCCGCGAGGCCGTCACCAGCCCGGCCGGCACCACGATCAGCGCGATCCGCGAGCTGGAGAACCACGGGGTGCGGGCGGCCCTCATCGCCGCCCTGGAGGCAGCACGCGACCGCAGCCGCGAACTGGCCTCCGGCAACGGCTGA
- a CDS encoding ABC transporter permease: MTATAGRVLRQLTHDPRTIALLVIVPVLLITLLRYVFDGAPGTFDATGASLLGIFPLITMFLVTSIATLRERTTGTLERLLALPLGKGGLIAGYALAFGAVAVVQSALATAVSVWLLGLDVVGSPWLLLLVALLDALLGTALGLFVSAFAASEFQAVQFMPAVIFPQLLLCGLFTPREAMHPVLEAISDVLPMSYAVDGMNQVLQHPDITGDFVRDTAVVAGSALLVLCLGAITLRRRTP, from the coding sequence ATGACCGCCACCGCGGGCCGCGTCCTGCGCCAGCTGACCCACGACCCCCGCACGATCGCGCTCCTGGTGATCGTCCCGGTGCTGCTGATCACCCTGCTCCGTTACGTATTCGACGGCGCGCCCGGCACCTTCGACGCGACCGGAGCCTCCCTCCTCGGCATCTTCCCGCTGATCACGATGTTCCTGGTGACCTCGATCGCCACCCTGCGCGAACGCACCACAGGCACCCTGGAACGCCTCCTCGCCCTCCCGCTCGGCAAGGGCGGGCTGATCGCGGGGTACGCCCTCGCGTTCGGCGCGGTCGCGGTCGTCCAGTCGGCACTCGCGACGGCCGTCTCCGTCTGGCTGCTGGGCCTGGACGTCGTCGGCTCCCCCTGGCTGCTGCTCCTGGTCGCCCTGCTCGACGCCCTGCTCGGCACGGCGCTCGGCCTGTTCGTCTCCGCGTTCGCCGCATCCGAGTTCCAGGCGGTCCAGTTCATGCCGGCGGTGATCTTCCCCCAGCTCCTGCTGTGCGGCCTGTTCACCCCGCGCGAGGCGATGCACCCCGTCCTGGAGGCGATCTCCGACGTCCTGCCGATGTCGTACGCCGTCGACGGCATGAACCAGGTCCTCCAGCACCCCGACATCACCGGCGACTTCGTCCGCGACACCGCCGTGGTCGCGGGAAGCGCCCTGCTGGTCCTCTGCCTCGGCGCGATCACCCTCCGCCGCCGTACGCCGTGA
- a CDS encoding phosphatase, translating into MLSTGALRAHLLAARLAGPVATSRETSLRSYRLFAARDPRVMLGLAPERAWSEGELLRLMADRCGVSGDPAHVSGPDAIDPDRTVAALDAFAERLALVAERRAPVLLGTGHPDRLLGFYAGLADALSAAGCPVLTPAQGRCVDITTRFGVRPYRLDYVRGVALVREPGGRPTGGETGAHTHSPLPVRLALQDAAERLGVLPELVIGDHGWVCGAGQLGIEAIGPADTDDPALFVGEAEGRVSVVVPLDDGVRAPFYRPLTRYVLNRACLSQ; encoded by the coding sequence GTGTTGAGCACCGGGGCGCTGCGCGCCCATCTGCTGGCGGCCCGGCTGGCCGGGCCCGTGGCCACGTCGCGCGAGACCAGTCTGCGCAGCTACCGGCTGTTCGCCGCCCGGGATCCGCGGGTGATGCTGGGGCTGGCGCCCGAGCGTGCCTGGAGCGAGGGTGAGCTGTTGCGGCTGATGGCGGACCGGTGCGGGGTCTCGGGCGACCCCGCGCATGTGAGCGGCCCCGATGCGATCGATCCGGATCGGACGGTGGCGGCGCTGGACGCGTTCGCCGAGCGGTTGGCGCTGGTGGCCGAGCGGCGGGCTCCGGTGCTGCTGGGGACCGGGCATCCGGACCGGCTGCTCGGTTTCTACGCCGGGCTGGCAGACGCTCTGTCGGCGGCGGGCTGTCCTGTTCTCACCCCCGCGCAGGGGAGATGTGTCGACATAACGACCCGGTTTGGCGTACGTCCGTACCGTCTCGACTACGTACGGGGTGTCGCCCTGGTACGCGAACCCGGGGGGCGGCCCACCGGGGGCGAGACCGGCGCGCACACCCATTCGCCGCTTCCCGTGCGGCTCGCGCTGCAGGACGCGGCGGAGCGGCTCGGGGTGCTGCCCGAGCTGGTGATCGGGGACCACGGCTGGGTCTGCGGTGCAGGTCAGCTGGGGATCGAGGCGATCGGTCCGGCGGACACGGACGACCCGGCGCTGTTCGTGGGGGAGGCGGAGGGGCGGGTGTCCGTGGTCGTTCCGCTCGACGACGGCGTACGGGCGCCGTTCTACCGGCCGTTGACGCGCTATGTGCTCAATCGGGCCTGTCTGTCACAGTAA
- a CDS encoding helix-turn-helix domain-containing protein: MAADNERPLNEVKFLTVAEVASVMRVSKMTVYRLVHSGHLPAIRVGRSFRVPEQAVHAYLRESFVGVESA; encoded by the coding sequence ATGGCTGCTGACAACGAGAGGCCTCTCAACGAGGTCAAGTTTCTGACCGTGGCGGAAGTCGCCTCGGTCATGCGAGTGTCGAAGATGACGGTGTACCGCCTGGTGCACAGCGGTCATCTGCCGGCGATCCGGGTGGGCAGGTCCTTCCGGGTGCCGGAGCAAGCGGTTCACGCGTATCTCCGCGAGTCCTTTGTGGGGGTGGAATCAGCCTGA
- a CDS encoding HAD family phosphatase yields the protein MRYELVIFDNDGVLVDSEPLANTVLSGYLTELGHFTSYEESLRDYMGSAVHRVHDLVLERTGQKLPEDFDSTLSARTFAAFQQELVAVDGAEELLGKLVADGVDYCVASSGSHERIRVGHRKTGIDQWFEEEWIFSSEDVGRGKPAPDLFLYAAERMGVAPGRCVVIEDSPLGVEAARAAGMDVYGFTSMVPAERLVGVTGHFSDMAQLPQLLA from the coding sequence ATGCGCTACGAACTGGTCATCTTCGACAACGACGGTGTGCTCGTCGACAGCGAGCCGCTCGCCAACACCGTCCTCTCCGGCTACCTGACCGAACTCGGTCACTTCACCTCGTACGAGGAATCGCTCCGTGACTACATGGGGTCCGCCGTGCACCGCGTCCACGACCTCGTCCTGGAGAGGACCGGGCAGAAGCTGCCCGAAGACTTCGACTCCACGCTCAGCGCCCGTACGTTCGCCGCTTTCCAGCAGGAGCTGGTGGCGGTCGACGGAGCCGAGGAACTGCTCGGGAAGCTCGTCGCGGACGGAGTGGACTACTGCGTCGCCTCCTCCGGGAGTCATGAGCGGATCCGGGTCGGGCACCGCAAGACCGGGATCGACCAGTGGTTCGAGGAGGAGTGGATCTTCAGCTCGGAGGATGTCGGGCGGGGCAAGCCGGCGCCGGACCTGTTCCTGTACGCCGCCGAGCGCATGGGCGTCGCCCCCGGGCGGTGCGTCGTCATCGAGGACAGCCCGCTCGGCGTCGAAGCGGCCCGGGCGGCCGGCATGGACGTGTACGGGTTCACCTCGATGGTGCCCGCCGAACGGCTCGTCGGAGTGACCGGACACTTCTCGGACATGGCCCAGCTGCCCCAACTGCTTGCCTGA
- a CDS encoding SH3 domain-containing protein, which produces MGVGEHTQEPAAVEGVATAELAAAGEIETTASGTRYPIAPGYRVNVRTGPGTGYRIVRTLPYGQKIPIYCQKPGEQVTGPYGTSNLWDNIANGQFVADAYVYTGRDGYIAPRCD; this is translated from the coding sequence ATGGGCGTTGGAGAGCACACGCAGGAACCGGCGGCGGTCGAGGGAGTGGCGACCGCGGAACTCGCGGCGGCAGGGGAGATCGAGACCACCGCGTCCGGCACCCGCTACCCGATCGCCCCGGGCTACCGGGTCAACGTCCGCACCGGACCGGGCACCGGCTACCGCATCGTCAGGACCCTGCCGTACGGGCAGAAGATCCCGATCTACTGCCAGAAGCCGGGAGAGCAGGTCACCGGCCCCTACGGCACGTCGAACCTCTGGGACAACATCGCCAACGGCCAGTTCGTCGCGGACGCCTACGTCTACACGGGACGTGACGGCTACATCGCACCGCGCTGCGACTGA
- a CDS encoding 30S ribosomal protein bS22 — MGSVIKKRRKRMAKKKHRKLLKRTRVQRRNKK, encoded by the coding sequence GTGGGCTCTGTTATCAAGAAGCGGCGCAAGCGGATGGCCAAGAAGAAGCACCGCAAGCTGCTCAAGCGCACGCGCGTTCAGCGTCGCAACAAGAAGTAA
- a CDS encoding DUF5667 domain-containing protein, whose product MIANVSAHRRANAFAQALEEQTPQGAAAAEPAEPADQADRGPLLALANGLGELPKPQLDPEVKVVQRAQLVAAMEAMFAEGGASTGPTVPVQRGKGAHRASPLRKLRPRSRWAKGLTAGGLTVGVAAGAFGGVAAASSDALPGDSLYGLKRGMEDISLGMAKGDADRGEAYLDQASTRLSEARRLMERGRSGTLDHESLGAVRRALNGMSHDASEGHRLLRSAYQRDGAIGPIQTLDTFSRSHRDTWSSLRDRLPVQLTDVRDEVTSVFDAMDEEVAPLQSLLPRPPGEDKGTGRSDTTTAPGKGSPRTDATAPPASPEKPGDRTDGSTDPQPPGSPDSSDATPDDGLLGGGTDGLLDELPTDELTPPPSENRPSAPAAPDVTLPPLLPGLLPGLGIDGENLRP is encoded by the coding sequence GTGATCGCAAACGTTTCGGCACACCGGCGGGCGAACGCCTTCGCCCAGGCCCTGGAGGAGCAGACCCCCCAGGGTGCGGCGGCCGCAGAGCCCGCTGAGCCGGCCGACCAGGCCGACCGCGGACCGCTGTTGGCCCTGGCGAACGGCCTCGGTGAGCTACCGAAGCCGCAGTTGGACCCCGAGGTCAAAGTGGTGCAGCGAGCCCAGCTCGTCGCCGCCATGGAGGCCATGTTCGCCGAGGGCGGCGCGTCCACGGGCCCTACGGTGCCCGTGCAACGGGGCAAGGGGGCCCACCGGGCCTCACCACTGCGGAAACTGCGACCCCGCTCCCGCTGGGCGAAGGGGCTCACCGCCGGCGGGCTCACCGTCGGCGTGGCCGCGGGAGCCTTCGGCGGAGTGGCCGCCGCCAGCTCCGACGCCCTCCCCGGTGATTCGCTGTACGGGCTCAAGCGCGGGATGGAGGACATCAGCCTCGGCATGGCCAAGGGCGACGCCGACCGCGGCGAGGCCTATCTCGACCAGGCCTCCACCCGGCTCAGCGAGGCCCGCAGACTCATGGAGCGCGGCCGCTCCGGCACCCTGGACCACGAATCCCTCGGCGCCGTCAGACGCGCACTCAACGGCATGTCCCACGACGCCTCCGAGGGCCACCGCCTGCTCCGCTCCGCCTACCAGCGCGACGGAGCGATCGGCCCCATCCAGACCCTGGACACCTTCTCCCGCTCGCACCGCGACACCTGGAGCAGCCTCCGCGACCGGCTGCCCGTCCAGCTCACCGACGTCCGCGACGAGGTCACCTCCGTCTTCGACGCCATGGACGAGGAAGTCGCGCCGCTCCAGTCCCTCCTTCCCCGCCCCCCCGGCGAGGACAAGGGCACCGGACGCTCCGACACCACCACCGCCCCGGGCAAGGGCTCCCCCCGCACCGACGCCACCGCACCTCCGGCCTCCCCCGAGAAGCCCGGAGACCGCACCGACGGCAGCACGGACCCCCAGCCCCCCGGCTCGCCGGACTCCTCCGACGCCACCCCGGACGACGGCCTCCTCGGCGGCGGCACGGACGGCCTGCTGGACGAGCTCCCCACGGACGAGCTCACCCCGCCGCCCTCCGAGAACCGTCCGAGCGCACCCGCCGCCCCGGACGTCACGTTGCCCCCGCTCCTCCCGGGGCTCCTCCCGGGCCTCGGCATCGACGGCGAGAACCTCCGGCCGTAA
- a CDS encoding lysophospholipid acyltransferase family protein yields the protein MADAKVIPFDDDRSRSGGGARPARRRTGAGGGSGRGDGSAAPVSALPGAQVPDQPGLLPDGSPEAEETDGGPGESGPDAGRSSAGGWERRIAGGLAFLRRRVTGDYDVDEFGYDRELTDQVLMSALRPLADKYFRVEVKGIENIPSDGGALIVANHSGTLPLDGLMLQVAVHDNHPAERHLRLLAADLVFHLPVVNELARKAGHTLACAEDAQRLLERGEIVGVMPEGFKGIGKPFGERYKLQRFGRGGFVSTALRAGAPIVPCSIVGAEEIYPMIGNAKTLARLLGFPYFPITPTFPWLGPLGALPLPTKWTIQFGEPIPTDGYPPEAAEDPMLMFNLTDQVREQIQHTLYKLLVQRRSVFF from the coding sequence ATGGCGGATGCCAAGGTCATTCCGTTCGACGACGACCGTTCGCGGTCCGGTGGCGGTGCGCGTCCCGCGCGGCGCAGGACCGGGGCCGGCGGTGGCAGCGGTCGGGGCGACGGCTCCGCCGCTCCGGTGAGCGCCCTGCCGGGGGCGCAGGTGCCCGACCAGCCCGGCCTCCTGCCCGACGGGTCCCCGGAGGCCGAGGAGACGGACGGCGGGCCCGGGGAGTCCGGTCCGGACGCGGGCCGCTCGTCGGCCGGGGGCTGGGAGCGGCGGATCGCGGGCGGGCTCGCGTTCCTGCGGCGGCGGGTCACCGGTGATTACGACGTCGACGAGTTCGGGTACGACCGGGAGCTCACCGATCAGGTCCTGATGTCGGCGCTGCGTCCGCTGGCGGACAAGTACTTCCGGGTCGAGGTGAAGGGCATCGAGAACATCCCGTCGGACGGCGGGGCGCTCATCGTGGCCAACCACTCCGGGACGCTGCCGCTGGACGGGCTGATGCTCCAGGTCGCGGTGCACGACAACCATCCGGCCGAGCGGCATCTGCGGTTGCTCGCCGCCGATCTGGTCTTCCATCTGCCGGTCGTCAACGAGCTGGCGCGCAAGGCCGGTCACACGCTGGCCTGTGCGGAGGACGCGCAGCGGCTGCTGGAGAGGGGCGAGATCGTCGGGGTGATGCCCGAGGGGTTCAAGGGCATCGGCAAGCCGTTCGGCGAGCGCTACAAGCTGCAGCGCTTCGGGCGGGGCGGGTTCGTGTCGACGGCTCTGCGGGCGGGTGCGCCGATCGTGCCGTGCTCGATCGTGGGGGCGGAGGAGATCTACCCGATGATCGGCAACGCGAAGACGCTGGCCAGGCTGCTGGGCTTCCCGTACTTCCCGATCACGCCGACGTTCCCGTGGCTGGGGCCGCTGGGTGCGCTGCCGCTGCCGACGAAATGGACGATCCAGTTCGGTGAGCCGATCCCGACGGACGGCTATCCGCCGGAGGCGGCGGAGGATCCGATGCTGATGTTCAACCTGACGGACCAGGTGCGGGAGCAGATCCAGCACACGCTGTACAAGCTGCTGGTGCAGCGGCGGTCGGTCTTCTTCTGA
- a CDS encoding ABC transporter ATP-binding protein: MMNYEHGAVPTAPTTHPSPDAPPPPTSAITARDLTVVRGARTVLRALDFTVPSGSITGLLGPSGCGKTTLMRAVVGTQAKATGVLDVLGRPAGDPALRPRIGYVTQAPSVYTDLTVRQNLDYFAAVLHPGRTHRDARREAVTRAIDDVDLTSRADALAGALSGGQRSRVSLAVALLGTPDLLVLDEPTVGLDPVLRRDLWNLFHRLADRGTTLLISSHVMDEAERCHRLLLMRDGRILAEDTPDSLRHRTGTATVEEAFLHLVDADRSDAHRADERPADEAAPLTEEAPR, from the coding sequence ATGATGAATTACGAACACGGGGCGGTGCCGACCGCCCCCACGACACACCCGTCCCCGGACGCACCCCCGCCACCGACCTCGGCGATCACGGCCCGCGACCTCACCGTCGTCCGAGGCGCCCGCACCGTCCTGCGCGCCCTCGACTTCACCGTCCCCTCCGGCAGCATCACCGGCCTCCTCGGCCCCTCGGGCTGCGGCAAGACCACCCTCATGCGTGCGGTGGTCGGCACCCAGGCCAAGGCCACCGGCGTCCTCGACGTTCTGGGCCGCCCCGCCGGAGACCCGGCCCTGCGCCCCCGCATCGGCTACGTCACCCAGGCGCCCTCCGTCTACACCGACCTCACCGTCCGGCAGAACCTCGACTACTTCGCCGCCGTCCTGCACCCCGGACGCACCCACCGGGACGCCCGCCGCGAGGCCGTCACCCGCGCCATCGACGACGTCGACCTCACGAGCCGCGCCGACGCCCTCGCCGGTGCGCTCTCCGGTGGCCAGCGCAGCCGTGTCTCGCTGGCCGTCGCCCTGCTCGGCACCCCGGACCTCCTGGTCCTGGACGAACCGACCGTCGGGCTCGACCCCGTACTCCGCCGGGACCTCTGGAACCTCTTCCACCGCCTGGCCGACCGCGGCACCACGCTCCTCATCTCGTCCCACGTCATGGACGAGGCCGAACGCTGCCACCGCCTGCTCCTGATGCGCGACGGCCGCATCCTCGCCGAGGACACCCCCGACTCCCTCCGCCACCGCACCGGCACGGCCACCGTCGAGGAAGCGTTCCTCCACCTGGTCGACGCAGACCGGTCCGACGCGCACCGGGCGGACGAGCGCCCCGCCGACGAAGCCGCACCCCTCACCGAGGAGGCACCCCGATGA
- a CDS encoding MFS transporter yields the protein MTDAGLRHGRASLGLSFGVQGVAFALLVTRIPAIQDRYGISDGLLPVFLAAVPILAGAGSVATERVVARVRPSVVLRWVQPLVLLALLGVGAGREMWHAAVALGVFGLAVGALDASMNMLGVSLQRAYGRSIMTGFHAVYSLGGIAGASLAWAGARWELSLLASYLPVVAVLLPTALIGSRWYTEGKAPDGTKGGVGGGAGGALSFKLLLPLCLIMTFAYIGDSTVSNWSAKYLQDVLGGSEQLATVPYNVYMVTTLLGRAVGDLGVRRFGAVAVVRGGSLLAAGGFAVVAVAPGARVGMLGFTMLGFGLCVIVPQTFAAAGRMFPENSDAAVARLNIFNYVGFLVGSPLVGALGDAWSHRGAMLVPMVLVLATLVYARAFGPEPARYGGGHERPRTADVG from the coding sequence ATGACTGATGCGGGCTTGCGGCACGGCAGGGCCTCCCTGGGGCTGAGCTTCGGTGTTCAAGGCGTGGCCTTCGCTCTTCTGGTGACGCGTATCCCCGCCATCCAGGACCGGTACGGGATATCCGACGGGCTGCTGCCCGTCTTCCTCGCCGCTGTCCCGATCCTGGCGGGGGCCGGCAGCGTGGCCACCGAGAGGGTGGTCGCGCGGGTGCGGCCGAGCGTCGTCCTGAGATGGGTCCAGCCCCTCGTCCTCCTGGCTCTGCTCGGAGTGGGCGCGGGGCGGGAGATGTGGCACGCCGCCGTCGCCCTCGGGGTGTTCGGGCTGGCCGTCGGGGCGCTCGACGCCTCCATGAACATGCTGGGCGTCAGCCTCCAACGCGCGTACGGACGCAGCATCATGACCGGCTTTCACGCCGTTTACAGTCTCGGCGGGATCGCGGGGGCCTCCCTGGCATGGGCCGGGGCGCGGTGGGAGTTGTCGTTGCTCGCGTCCTACCTGCCCGTCGTCGCCGTGCTGCTGCCCACCGCGCTGATCGGGAGCCGGTGGTACACGGAAGGCAAGGCGCCGGACGGCACGAAGGGCGGTGTCGGGGGCGGTGCCGGCGGGGCGCTCTCGTTCAAGCTGTTGCTGCCGCTCTGCCTCATCATGACCTTTGCCTACATCGGGGACTCGACCGTCTCCAACTGGAGTGCCAAGTACCTCCAGGACGTGCTGGGCGGTTCGGAGCAGCTCGCGACCGTCCCGTACAACGTCTACATGGTGACGACCCTACTGGGGCGGGCTGTGGGGGACCTCGGGGTGCGGCGGTTCGGGGCGGTCGCCGTGGTGCGGGGCGGGAGCCTGCTGGCGGCCGGCGGGTTCGCGGTCGTGGCGGTCGCGCCCGGGGCCCGGGTGGGGATGCTCGGGTTCACGATGCTCGGGTTCGGGCTCTGCGTGATCGTGCCGCAGACCTTCGCCGCCGCCGGGCGGATGTTCCCGGAGAACAGCGATGCGGCCGTGGCCCGGCTGAATATCTTCAACTATGTCGGATTCTTGGTCGGTTCGCCGCTCGTGGGCGCTCTGGGTGATGCGTGGAGCCATCGCGGGGCCATGCTCGTACCGATGGTTCTGGTGCTGGCGACGCTCGTGTATGCCCGCGCGTTCGGGCCGGAGCCCGCCCGATACGGTGGCGGGCATGAGCGGCCGCGCACAGCTGATGTGGGATGA
- a CDS encoding acetoin utilization protein AcuC — protein MSGRAQLMWDDAVTGYDFGDTHPMDPVRLALTMGLVRAFGLDTAVDLRSAKPVGDSTLRLVHRQDYVAAVRAASVDPRAADQNYGLGTVDDPAFTGMHEASALIAGLSVGAAEAVWRGETEHAVNFTGGLHHAMPGSAAGFCVYNDPALAIARLLELGAERVAYVDVDVHHGDGVQAAFWEDPRVLTISLHEHPRTLFPQTGWPEETGAGDGEGSAVNVALPAGTGDEGWLRAFHAVVPELLADFRPQVLVTQHGADTHFEDPLAHLAVSLDAQRAVMESCHRLAHDHADGRWVALGGGGYAVVDVVPRSWTHLVGIAAHAPVDPESVVPPSWRDLVYARTRQLGPGRMTDGRTPSWKAWEDGYDPADRLDQAVLASRKAAFPLRGLLT, from the coding sequence ATGAGCGGCCGCGCACAGCTGATGTGGGATGACGCAGTTACGGGATACGACTTCGGGGACACCCACCCCATGGACCCGGTCCGACTGGCCCTGACGATGGGGCTGGTGCGGGCGTTCGGGCTCGATACGGCGGTGGATCTGCGGTCGGCGAAGCCGGTGGGGGACTCCACCCTGCGGCTCGTGCACCGGCAGGACTACGTGGCGGCGGTGCGGGCCGCCTCCGTGGATCCGCGGGCCGCTGACCAGAACTACGGGCTCGGGACCGTGGACGATCCGGCGTTCACCGGGATGCACGAGGCATCCGCCTTGATCGCCGGGCTGTCCGTCGGGGCGGCGGAGGCCGTGTGGCGGGGCGAGACCGAGCACGCGGTGAACTTCACCGGAGGACTGCATCACGCCATGCCGGGTTCGGCCGCCGGGTTCTGCGTCTACAACGACCCGGCGCTCGCCATCGCCCGGCTGCTGGAGCTGGGCGCTGAGCGGGTCGCGTACGTCGATGTGGACGTCCACCACGGGGACGGGGTGCAGGCCGCGTTCTGGGAGGACCCGCGCGTCCTGACGATCTCGCTGCACGAGCACCCGAGGACGCTCTTCCCGCAGACCGGGTGGCCGGAGGAGACCGGGGCCGGTGACGGCGAGGGATCCGCGGTGAACGTGGCGCTGCCCGCGGGGACCGGGGACGAGGGGTGGCTGCGGGCCTTCCACGCGGTGGTGCCCGAGCTGCTGGCCGACTTCCGGCCCCAGGTGCTCGTCACCCAGCACGGGGCCGACACCCACTTCGAGGACCCGCTCGCCCACCTCGCGGTGTCGCTGGACGCGCAGCGGGCGGTCATGGAGTCCTGCCACCGGCTGGCCCACGACCACGCCGACGGGCGCTGGGTGGCGCTCGGCGGCGGTGGGTACGCGGTGGTGGACGTGGTGCCCCGGTCGTGGACGCACCTCGTGGGGATCGCGGCGCACGCTCCCGTCGATCCGGAGTCGGTGGTGCCGCCGTCCTGGCGCGATCTCGTCTACGCCCGTACGCGGCAGCTGGGGCCCGGCCGGATGACGGACGGGCGTACGCCGTCGTGGAAGGCGTGGGAGGACGGGTACGACCCGGCGGACCGGCTGGACCAGGCGGTGCTCGCGTCCCGGAAGGCCGCCTTCCCGCTGCGGGGGCTGCTGACCTGA